CAGAGCGGTCAGAGGATACTCGATGAGCTTTTGCAATCGGTCGATGGCCACGGCCACCTGTTGCTCATCCTCCGAGGTCAATTCTCTCTTTTCTTTCAATCGCTGAAGATATGCTGTGGTGAAGGCGTAGGTGCTTGTGGAAGGTTCCCACAACTTGCTGATGTCGGCAATCCAAGCAACATCCCTTTCGATGGCTGGGTTGGTAACCTCAAATCTCTCCTCAAGTGGATTGAAAGCGATACGGATCCGTGTGCGGCGGAAGTTCTTGTCAATCACCGGCACGGCCTTAATCACCGCATACAGGGAGGTCAATCGCTGCTGACCGTCCACAATGAGCAGACGGGGGACTTTTTGTTTTTTGTCCTCGCCGATGGTGCGGTGTTCCCCCGGATAGCCGTTTTCCCAGAAGAGCAGGTAGCCGATGGGATAACCGCGGTACATGGAGTCGAAAAGGTCGCGCACCTTGCTGGTGCCCCAGACGAAGGGCCGCTGGATATCCGGCAGGCCGATTTCGCCCATGTCGATGTCTTCCAGTAGTTTTTTCAGGGTGTAATCTACTTTCTTGAAGAGTACGTCGGCCATGACTCAAGCCTCATTCCTCATTCCGAACAGCCGCGCCTTGAAGACGCCGTCCAGCGAGCGCGCACCGGGGATGTACGAATCGCCGTTCGTGAAGACTTCATCCGCGCCTTCGGTCAATCCCTGTCCAGCCACGAAAGCCGCGTCGCGTTCGTAATCCTCTTTCTTCCAGTCCTTGGTCTCCCGCCAGATGACGGCCACCCTGCGCCCGTCGCGCGTCGTGCCGCGGTGCACCAGATAGCGCCGCTCGCCGTCGTAGTGCACCTCTCGCTTCTCTACGTCTAGGCCGATGAGGTAGGCGAAGGTCTCCGGCAGGTCCACGGGTTGCTCGCGGGTTTCGCCGTCGCGGTGGATGCGCAGCTTGTAGAAGAAGGGGGTTTGCAGCTTCTCCACGTCCAGGAAGGTCTCGCTCTTCTTGCTCTCCCAGCGGAGCATGTAGCGCAGCAGGTACTCGTCGCCGAAGAGGGCCAGCGCCTTTTGGCCGTCTTCTTCGTCGAAAGAGATGTTGTTCAGCGCGTCCTCGTAGGACTCCAGGCGGATGACCTTCACAATGCGCGGCCCGCGCTCGAACTCCTTTTGGGTCGCCATGCGCTTGGGCTTGCCGTCCTTCCACTCCGGCGTGAAGGTCACCTTCTTGATGCGCGGCAGGAGCACGGTGTCAAAGTAGTGGCCCATTTCCACCAGGATGAACTTACGCCGCCCGCCGTCCTCGCGGTTAAGATTGATGACCGCATGCCCCGTGGTGCCGGAACCGGCGAAATAATCGACGACAAGGGCATTTTCGCCGTTGTTTCCAGCTCCGATAGTAATCACGCGTTGAAGAAGACGCGTGGGTTTGGGAGTACCGAACACTTGCTCGGATTCCGAGAGCATGCGCTTGAGTTCTTGTTTCCCTTCCTGGTTGTGTCCTACTTCCTTGTAGGTCCAGATGGTGAGGGGCGTAACGCCTTTTTTTGTTTCATAGAGAAAGCGCTTAAGCCGCGGTACGCCGTCCCCGTCCGACCCAAACCAGATGCGGTTATCAGCGATGAGTTTCTCAAGGCGTTCTTTGGAGACACGCCAGCAGTACCCTTTGGGCGGATGCACGACCCTTCCTGATGGCGTGGTGATGGGATAGTCGTATTCTGGAGAGTAGGTTTTTACGGAGAGGTTGTCGGACATCCACGGGCCGCGTGGGTCATTATCCGGGTTTTGGTAGCGCTTGTCCTGCTCCCCCGTGCGTGGTAACAGCCCCGGGCGCCACACTTCCTTTTGCTTCGCAAAAAGTATCA
The window above is part of the Calditrichota bacterium genome. Proteins encoded here:
- a CDS encoding site-specific DNA-methyltransferase, which codes for WEEWRELFRIHEMPKDLLTGDLETKEGRIAFLQTQPTLVLDTRHFSPEFTDRLLASFDNLDEMTDGLLVHSENWQALNLLLEKYRERVKCIYIDPPYNTGSDEFLYRDNYQHSSWLAMMHDRLALGREWLRGDGAIFASIDDGEQDALRKTIETPFGPDNFVNNIIWQKKYAPQNDARWLSDNHDFLILFAKQKEVWRPGLLPRTGEQDKRYQNPDNDPRGPWMSDNLSVKTYSPEYDYPITTPSGRVVHPPKGYCWRVSKERLEKLIADNRIWFGSDGDGVPRLKRFLYETKKGVTPLTIWTYKEVGHNQEGKQELKRMLSESEQVFGTPKPTRLLQRVITIGAGNNGENALVVDYFAGSGTTGHAVINLNREDGGRRKFILVEMGHYFDTVLLPRIKKVTFTPEWKDGKPKRMATQKEFERGPRIVKVIRLESYEDALNNISFDEEDGQKALALFGDEYLLRYMLRWESKKSETFLDVEKLQTPFFYKLRIHRDGETREQPVDLPETFAYLIGLDVEKREVHYDGERRYLVHRGTTRDGRRVAVIWRETKDWKKEDYERDAAFVAGQGLTEGADEVFTNGDSYIPGARSLDGVFKARLFGMRNEA